ATTTGACTGAGTGGAACTTGTGTTCCAATGGACATGATGGTTGTCTTTTTACATCTATGTTTAATGTGTTTAGAGCCTTACTGCCAGATATTAGCAGTGCCTCTCCAGCACAACAGGCAAGCAATTTGATTGTGAAGTTAAGCTGTGCAGTGAAGCAAAGTAACTTGGTAACAGTTGTTCTACTTCTTTTTATCACAGGTGCTTCTTTGCCACCGCTGAAACTGGGACATTCAATCTGTGCCCTGAAAGCAGATGAAGGTCCGTGCAAAGCTATCCACATGCGCTATTATTTCAACATTCAAAGCCGTGAGtgtgaaatatttgaatatgGAGGATGCCATGGCAATGAAAACAACTTTCTAACACTGGAAGAATGTCAGAACAAGTGTGTGGTAACAGGCCAGTACCCATTCTCCTATTCTCATCAGttcttcatttgcatttgttaaTTGTCATCCATAAACAGTATGAATTTTAGAAGTAGAGGTCCTCTTTGGTTCCTGTTAATACAGTAATGTGATGCTCCCTATTATTCTACTACGTTGTAGTCATCTGGATTATTTTAGATTCTGCAGGCAAAATTCTGGATTTGGGAAGacaaattgtgattttttttttttagtggacCTGTAGAATAGAGAGTAATGcaagaaagcttattttctgGCTAAAGCTATGTTTTGAAAGAGTTGTTAAAGTAAAATTGATTTTGAGGCTGGGCTAAACTATTGGCCAGCACATTCATTGCTTTTGGAATATCATACCCAATTTCTGATTCCACACTTCTCTTTGTTCGAGAAGCTGATACAAGCTATCCAAAATCTTGAACATCTGCCATGATTCAACAAAATTAGAACTGCAGTAATAAAATagttctctttaaaaatgtcagttaTAGCTGTTTGgcttaaaatatctgttttgttgCAACTTCATCAATTAATcattagaaagaggaaaatgagatccaaaacacaacaaaatatacagaaagTGCCTTGTGAATGCCgtttttgctgttaaaaattaTCATCATAATTAACTAAGGTCTTCAGCATTGTGAAGGCTTTACAGAGTGAAGGGGGCTGTTTTCTTACCTGTAAAAATTGAGCCAGAATAGTGTGATTAAATAGAGCACAAACCTCAGTGGGACTGTATGTGTAAATAATAGCCAAGTTTAATCTGAGATGTTGTACCTGAGCAAAGTTTCATTGATGAGAAACTATTGGAACAGCTAACAGAAGGAAGACGTGTCTTTCCTAACAGGTTTTCTCTGGTCTTCATCCCTTTGATCTTTCTAGCAAGGAGACTGCATGCATTCTATGCGATTCCTGAATGTGATCCCTGAATTTTATAATGAAAGCAGATTTCAGTTATTCTTCTCTCAAACAACCCCATGCATGTAGAATAATTTCTgccagaatggaaaaaaaaacagtacaaaatgtCACCAACAACTTGTGAAAGTGATAAAGATCAGATCACTACATTCTTTAATTGAATGTCAGTTTTTCACTGCAGTTAACTCTCAGGATTGATTTGAGACTATTTTTTAACGGCTTCTATTATCCACTGATAAGCCTTGGAGACCAGATGTACTCCAGTGAAGAAGGAGCAAGGATCAATTGCAGTCTCACTCTGTCCTCGAGTCATATATGGGtaaatgtaaattatattaaaataagatttatatTGAAATCACTTATCACTGAGGAATAATGTTTTGGATATCATAATTCCTTTGTTACTAAGTAACATCATCTAGAATTTTAAGTCAAAAAAAAGAGATGTcatagagaaaaatatctttctgaatATAAACATCTTGCAATGAATGAAAGCATACACAAATTGAATGAAATTCTGTCCTTCTACTTGGGCCTGAATTGAGTCATAACCCAGCTCTCACTGAACTGGCTGAGAAGGCAAAGGACCTTCACATCAttgatttgatttcttttcatgttgAAGTCACAGATATTGCTAGAATTGCAGATTAGTATTCACATCTAGCACTGAAATGACATTTGCTCCTTTTTTacctttaatgttttcttcttacaTTTCTGCAAATTGTTCTGTCAAAATTGCTAGCTGTTCATTCTGTTGAGAACCCTGCAGTATTGAAGGAGAGCAAATAGCCCTGTGCTGGTTAGAGCACAGCTCACAGTCAGTAAGAAATTTCCGTTTTCTTGTATTGCAGCCTAAGTGCTAGTTCTGCTGTCTCTGTATTTGGGTCATTTTCTTCAACTAGAATATGCCAGTTTTAGTGATTGGTAGTAGAGGAAACTTAGAGGGCAGGAGCTGATCTTGTTTCAAAAGTAGGCTGAAGACTGACACCCACCAAACTGGGTGTAAGAATTGGGTGATGATATTTTGATGAGCATTAAAGaagaattaatttgattttaaggaatcatagaatcattaaggttggaaaagaccctcaAGACCATCCAGTCTagccatcaccctactaccaatgtcacccactaaaccatgtccctaagcaccaggtccaaccttaAAGAGTTAAACATTATTCAAATTCTGGCTTTAATATTTTGCATAGTTATTCCCTGTTTCCTTGACAGTGGTCTTTCTACACTTGcatcttttgttttgtcataTAGCTTCTACAAGTCTACTACAAGTCTTCTACAAGTACAAGTTCGTATCAAGGATttagctgattttattttttttcctctacacaaTCAgctcaaaaattatttctgtatttattgaactttcataacagaaattaataaaacttaCAATTGAATTCCATAGttaatgcatatatataagttttaaaaagtcagcaaaGTCATTCTAAGAGGAAAAACCTTCCTTACAAGGCATTTTCCTCACTTCTACAGCTGTACTCcatgttttgtttggaaaattgTGATTAATCAGTTTCTAGTTATAGCTCCACAAAGTTAACAATACAGTCTTTCAAGATAAAAAATGATAAGCTCTTTTTCTTGATTAGCATTCATAGTCAAAAACTATTTAGGATGTGAAGatagctcttctttttctgtcaccAGGCTAGCTTTTGGCACTTCACGTCTGGcatctggttttggttttcagcTGGACCTACGGCATTTCTGCAATTTTCAGAGCAGGGTTGTTTGCAGGACTGCAGCTGCCAGTATCTCAtccaaaacatctgttttctttgtgatttgGAGTGTTTGTCCTAAATTCCAGTTTAAAGGCTAAGACTGAAGAAGGTTCACAGGTGCAGAATTTGGGTTGAAGAGTGTATAAAAGCCATGATCAGGTGCCACGAGTGAAGttctgcaaaattatttcttcaatCTAATGTTGATATGTTGATTAATAGTGTTATTTTGACTCTGACACATATGTTGGATCAATACCTGAAACAGATCTTCTGAACCAAATCCTATGCTAGCACGTAATTTGCTTAATTCCGtagaatgaaatggaaaaatcatttaaaataagagctGGCACAGTGTCTATCTACATGTTGGTACTCAGCCTGGGTTCCAGTATTTGGTATATGCTTAATTATAGTCCAAGAATTTGCAATGTAGAGTCTGCAGTCAGGAACTGGAGCAATAGAGGCTCAACATTTTTGTATTCTCTGAATGAGTAACTGCAGAATAAAATGGTTTGGCGTCACACACAGTACACTGTCAaacattaaattcatttttttttttttaaagtagtagCTTCTATTTGTTAAGCCTGGTTCTGTGCAGTCTCATATTACATTATGTTCATCTTAGTTAatgtttctgttatttattaCTGCAGAAAGATAACTAATTTAGTAACAGAGTAGAAATCAGACTAAAAAGACAGTGCTGACTGGtaaattcttgaaaataaagaaaaatctaagaGCTGTTCAGAGAATTTCCACTGTGAAGAATGTGAAGGTAAAGATTGCTAAAAATAAGCTAAAGGGAAGTTTTGAGATgtataaaatcaaaagaaagaatgtgAATAGCCAAAATGTCTAATTTTTCAGCATTAAGCACAAATAAATAAGCTAACATGAGTGAAGTGCAGGGCTCCTTAAactggaatattaaaaaaaaaaatggatgaatAAACCATCAAAGATGGAGACTAATGATTCCCAGAGCTGGTTAGAGTCAGCACAAGAAGGTCTGGAGAGTCCAGCTACAAGCTGGCCACTTTAAGCTTCTCTAAGACAATGTTTTGATTCAAGATGCCTAGTTCTGATTCACGTCTCCTAGAAATCAagtgcattttttgtttcttgtgctTGAAGGTCACCACTTCAGAGAGTGGATAGGAGTAAAATTGCAAATGGCAACACAAGCATAAAGGTCCTAATTTTCAATGCAATGAATGTTTATCCTGGAAAGACTATTTAAGCTTTCTAGTATGGAAAAAATACCTGTTGGTAAAAGGTTCTGGACATGACAGCAATTTTTAGGTCAGTTATTTAAACAGTAGATCTACTCAGAATTATAGTTTgtttacaaagaagaaattaacTCAGCTATGGATTTGGCTTTTTgagcaaaaccagaagcaaaGAGACGATGTTGACATGGTGGTAAGGTTAAAATACTTTAGGCCAGTATAAACTCACAATAAATTCTTCCTGTTTTGTGCCAGAAGGGTAGAGATCACACCAAAGTCTGATTGCTGATTTTGGCCTGAATGAGACAGCTGAGTGGAATTAGTGAAATAGCCCAAAACCATTgtcctgaaaataattttttgtttgtttgttttgtttgtttgtttgttttgttttaaatcaagtCATAGGTTTAATGCTAAAGGCATAGCCTCCTACTAACAGAAAGCACTGGAAATATGTTCAAACAAATGATTTGTCACTCTCAAGTACGTCATAtctttgaataatatttttttaagaatgctAGTTGAATTATCCcagagacaaaaggaaaatgtagcaTGATAGAATTTCTACCGaatatatttgctttgaaaatacaacacaagcaacgttttcagaaggaaaagtctACAATAACAAACTGGTAGGATTGTGGCACACAGTGGCAGTATAACTGACACTAAAACTATATTAGCTATCAGCACATCTTAGAATGGGAGCCAAGGAAGGTATAACAGTATATAAATGACAGTTGCAAATGCTTGCTCTCAAATATGAGTGGAGGATGAATTGTTAAAACTAGTTTCAGTTTTAGCCTGTGAAGAGATTGTTATAACTAGTGTGTGTGGCAAGGGAAACCTTATGAAAATTACAAATTGCAGAAAGGGTAAGGATGCAGATGGCTGAATTTTCTTATGTTACTGCTTAAATAAGAAGGAAGGGCACAGCAGCAACTCCATTTTTTCCAGTAGGAATTGTTTTCTGCCTGGTGCTTTAATACTGCAAACATCATAAGGAACACTTTACACTGACACTTTTTGGCATAGCAAAGGGAATTGAACAGCATAAGAGAGGTTTTTGTTGTTAACTAGATCTGCTCCAAAGCTATATTAGCACTATCAGTAGCTGAAGTAGTTGGGTTAAATTAACCTAGCCTCTTTTGGGGAGTAAGATTACATAATGCAGGATTCTGGTTCCAGTAACATAAAGAGGAATTTCCCTGTTCAATTCAATATGGGCATAATTTAATTCCAGCATTTTCCATATCCTCTTCTTTCAAATATAGCAGGTCTTCTCATACGAAAGAAACAATACTTCAGTCCTTCAGACCATGATTTTGTGCTACTTCTTTAATAAAGGCaagaaaggaggggaggagatgTTGTGTTCTTCCTCCTCAGTGCTCATAGTCATGTGAAGCAATCTGGTACTACATGTGAAACTTTATGTCTCTacttttattaattatttttctttttatttatattgtagAATTCTCTCTGAAGATGATGCTAGCAAAAATGAAGCAAGGTAACTGTTTACATACTAATCTCAGACTCTTATACAATAAGGTATTTAGCCTCTTTTGATAGATTCTTTATGTTTGTTCCAAGCTGTCTCCTAATAACAACAATGCCATACTAAAGTGAGTTATTATTTCTAATCTTCTTCGTCCATATTCATCAAAGACTTCAAGGACAATTGTGGTCACTGTGGTCAGACACTTTTCCCTAAAACAAACATATTCTCTCGTTCTTCAATAATCAGAAAACTGTGATTATGCAGAGAATCAAGCATGATGTAGTTAGCCATAATGTGGaacttttttattgtgtgttttGAGAATAATCTAAATACTCCCTCTACTATTagcaaaaataggaaaaatcaCTCTGAAACAGAGCTGTTTCACATATTGCCTGTGTGAGAGATAACAGGATTAGTGTGGCCTCTCTAATTACTCAAAAAGGCAAGAGAGCAagttttcctctgcagaaacTACTGAATGGGCAGactgttttacagaaatttaaatgCCCAATGCTTTCTTCCTAAGTAGCCAATGAAAAATGGCTAGGTCCTACCTTAAGCACTGAAAATCACCTGCTTGGAACACTGTGGGGTCTGTTGAGGTGTAACCTGTGATCCTAACATGGATATTTAGGTCTGACACTTAGAGCTTGTGAAGACTTATTGCACGCCTCCTCATTCCACATTTGAGGCTTATCTGGATTGGGCCCAATAGTGGTAGCCAGAGTTCTCCTTTGATTTCATCAGAAATCAGCTCTTCTTTCACTGCTTACCAGGATCTCGCTCCTTCTCCTTACTTCCTCTTGAACTGGTATGCATTTAACTCCCCATAGAAATGCCAGTATTTGCATACACAGTTTGAAATAGACTAAATCATTTCTCTCTACTGAATGGtattctggaatatttttatactgagattatggttttcttttccctttttctactCTCTCTCCCATTCTTAATGCATTGAGAAATCCTGGGTTTTATGCtatagaaatttaaaaaactgATTTTCCATAGATGCTGCAGAAGTTTTGCACTGCTTCCTTTAATGTCTTACTCTAGTTCCTGCTTTTATTgacaaaaaagaatatattcagTTAACCTTAGCTCATGACTATAAACACCATTACATATTTACTATTGTTCCCAGTAATGTATTCTTGAATATTAATCTGTGGAGAAAGACATGTCATTTAGAAGTGTAATACTAGTTTGTATGGTTAGGATTATACCGCTGTATTGTCTTCATGGCCTCTCTCTGCAAAAGTGGCTATAAAAGTTAGCTGCGAGCTCAACTTACTTgaacttaattttctctttctgcaagaACCACTTTAATATAAGGATTTTCAAAATGAGgagcaaatgtttttatttacatacctttattttccaccttcctttttcagttaatatctaatttatttatacttttttttttttactcttattTGACAATATTATGCAATATACTGGcagaaaatgtcagttttaatgaaagatCAAAATTAAGCTATCCAGAAGCACTTAAAATAGtcaatttctttaatttatgcAAGAACATTGTAATGGTTGAATTTTCCTTGATctctgaaaatgacattttgctATTAATGAGGCTTTATAAAAAGTGAAATGCAAGATATTGACTGTTATTTCTCAGGAAAACTAAATTTATGAGCTATTATGATGCTTGATATGAGTATTTGATTTGTCTCGAACTTAGTAATATTGTTCGAGCAATACTTTTGAATAAGTATATAGTTAAAAATAGAGGTTATAGGACAAACTTCTTTACTACTCCATAATCTACTCCAAAAGCATTAGGGACTTCAAACTAATTGTTCTGtagtcatttttattaaaatgcacaCTGTTTTAGTCTCACCTCTCTGTTAACTTTCACATATAAGGACTGCCTCATGTGTCACATCTGACACAACTGTTTTATATGAAGACTAAATATACTTTGCTAGTCATCTCAGTAAAGTATCATATTTCAAAGTATGTAGTAGCAAGAATTTGAGAATACCTccagatatattttattatttttgtcatgattttcttttaaaattataattaaggagaaaaaaaaatgagtacagtgaaaaacaacatttgaGGATCATTGTACAAAGATGTGCTTTTCTTCACTGCCAGAAGCTGTGATATCATGCCTGGTTATTCAGTCAAATCATGTAgtattcatttattaaaattttcttctttgatatTGTAATTACAGAGCATGAACTAGGAACTGAGACTGAAAAGTGGTAGTCAGAATAGTTGTTCTGCCTTCTAGTTTCCTGTATCATTTTATAGCAGCAGACTGTCCCAGACAAAGTGCATTGTTAGATTTCttatagaaaaaatagaaatagatttaaaaaaaccaactatttcctttttctttctattttaacagTGTCTTCTGAGTCATTCACACCAACATTGGCTAAAACTACATAAATGGGAAGAATGTGTACTTAGGTTCAAATGATCCAGctgtgatttaattttaatttttatttttttaaattcagagttAAAACTAATGTTCATCTTAGAGCTTCAGTGTAGGAGGACAGCTAGAGGAGTCATCAGTACTCATTTTCCAAGGTACAATTGAATggttatttgaaaaaaagaaaaaaaaaaaaaaagcaataacaatGTCCTATAATGCTTTAGCACAGTATCGCAGTGTTATATATATAGAACAAAAGCAGTACACTAAAGCAGCAGTTATTTTACAATTGGTCTTTAGTCTAAAGATGCAGGTTTATTATATCaactttttccagttcttttgtTGTCTTAcagtgtgttttgcttttttttttccttccctcacccTGTTCATCATTTACCATTGTTTGTAGAAAAGCCCgacttctgttttcatgagAAAGACCCTGGAACCTGCAGAGGCTTCTTTTCCAGATATTTCTATAACAAAGAGTCAAAACTATGTGAAATATTCAAGTATGGTGGGTGCCTAGGAAACCAGAACAACTTTAAGAGTTTGGAAGAATGCCAGACTACCTGCCAAGGCGACTGTAAGTTGTTGTCCTGTTATTCTTAGCTTTATTCTTGTATAAACAACATTGTGTTTTGAAGGTAGTTGGCATGGGAGAAAAGGCAATGTAGGAGACTCCAAAGCAGCAATAATTTATACCTGAGATTAACACAattatatattcttaaaaatacatacaaaaataagaaatataaagtaaaaaggaaaaatatttttaaagtggtaTGTACTGAATTTTAATCAATATTGCAGGActcctgctgtttatttttccctgtcaaaTACCTACATGAATTTTAATTCCACAAACCCCTGCAAAAATATATGTTAACCTTGTTGAACCTATTGTATAAAAGAAAcatgatattattatttttttgaaaattgcatATTCTTTAATATATCTAAGTTGAAACAAATAATGAGTGGTATATAATTTGAAACAGAACATTGAAAGTAATGCAGACAGATACAGTAATTGAAGTGACATCAATTTTAAGTGAAGAAGGGACTTGGTCCAAAACGTGCTGTCTCCTGATTGTACCTTGATATTAGAGCACTGAATTTCTCCGTTAAACTTGCtgttagaaaacagattttataagCCCATTTTCTTGAGCAGAAATCTGgggaaatatgttttgaaatatattgtgaaaatattaaagaaggCAGAGACTTAACAGTAACAGAGATTATAAAGACAGGGAATGAAGAAGTGGACCTATTCAGGTTGCAGCCACATCACTAAGtcatctttttcattatttttctttttaaatctaagATATGTTAGCTGTTTGGCCTTGCAATGTTATAAaaagtttatatattttaagcCATACATCTGAATCTATTCCTTTCAAAACATGTCTTGTAAAGAAAAGAgggatttctgtttttactgtttcctTACTCTGTGTTGCTACCTTCCCACCAAAGAATCATGCAAAACTGGTCCTTCATCTGAATGATTTAGCCATGCAGTTTAGGCTATGAAACAGCCACTTAGACTAACCACAGATCATTCTTCCGCTTCCTTGTCTTCCTAGTTCCTATGAATTTTTCTATATCAGAATACAGTAACCTTCCTAACTCTTCCTAGCTCGTCAGAGCACTTAATTATATTCATAGTTTAAGATACGTTTTCCCACCCAGAACTTCTGGacccttttgctttgttttttatctaGTGGGTCTATTTCCAGGACAGTTTCAAGTGTCTTTTCAGTAAGGGGAACCTGAGCTCATTCATGTTTAGAACAGGAAAGACCCACTAAGGTTCCTTTTTCaaggattttcagaaaatacacgTATAGAGCCAAATGCTTTTCCCCTATGTTTTGCTGAAGCATTCCTTCCTGGGCTCTGAttccatttttatcttctgGACTAAAagttgcaaaatgctttttaaaaattatcttatcattatttttttattttattttatttcaatctgAAATAACACCTAATTGTAAATTTGTGTGAATATCAAAGAAGGGAGCCATAGTTTCAATAGACAGAAGTTTTTACCTTAGTGATACTGAAACTTTGATCgcaattattttgtgtttttcctcattgttttccattcatttttcttttagcaaactTATTGCCAGATGCTCCAACTGAAGATCATCCTAACACTATGAATAGTAGCTCCCCAGAGGAAGAGCACAACCAGTTTCCCAGGATATTTGGTAagaatttgcttttgttgtttataattttccttttttttgatGAAGCAGTTACTCTGAGGCTTGTCCACTTGTTTTGGCTTGTCCATATAGTTTATTTGAGAATAGATATGTCAGTTGAAATACATAAGTCGAATGAGCCAGTAACATGCAAACTAGCTTCATAGCCATTTTTTGTCAGTAATaataagtattttgaaaagGGGTTATTATTGCAAAGGTTAGAATGTTTGCTAGTAATATAATAACAACCTCACCAGACCATATTT
This sequence is a window from Cygnus olor isolate bCygOlo1 chromosome 6, bCygOlo1.pri.v2, whole genome shotgun sequence. Protein-coding genes within it:
- the TFPI gene encoding tissue factor pathway inhibitor isoform X1, producing MKGRKRGCFLPLTFFMLFVCIAGHVTDDSDDGEEEDVLGASLPPLKLGHSICALKADEGPCKAIHMRYYFNIQSRECEIFEYGGCHGNENNFLTLEECQNKCVVTEFSLKMMLAKMKQEKPDFCFHEKDPGTCRGFFSRYFYNKESKLCEIFKYGGCLGNQNNFKSLEECQTTCQGDSNLLPDAPTEDHPNTMNSSSPEEEHNQFPRIFVNLLPTAPNEKSNIMNSSYPEEEHKQFPRFFEPPAIPSLCMTPMDKGLCRAKETRFFYNYSTGRCRPFNYSGCGGNENNFTSRKSCLRICKKGFIKNKGERRVIKIKKKKKKLTVKVLEEESIPERIQL
- the TFPI gene encoding tissue factor pathway inhibitor isoform X4, which encodes MKGRKRGCFLPLTFFMLFVCIAGHVTDDSDDGEEEDVLGASLPPLKLGHSICALKADEGPCKAIHMRYYFNIQSRECEIFEYGGCHGNENNFLTLEECQNKCVVTEFSLKMMLAKMKQEKPDFCFHEKDPGTCRGFFSRYFYNKESKLCEIFKYGGCLGNQNNFKSLEECQTTCQGDSNLLPDAPTEDHPNTMNSSSPEEEHNQFPRIFVNLLPTAPNEKSNIMNSSYPEEEHKQFPRFFVMQEETRNSWEKPEHSYQVFLFVLFLHLHLFVLLGIM
- the TFPI gene encoding tissue factor pathway inhibitor isoform X3, giving the protein MRYYFNIQSRECEIFEYGGCHGNENNFLTLEECQNKCVVTEFSLKMMLAKMKQEKPDFCFHEKDPGTCRGFFSRYFYNKESKLCEIFKYGGCLGNQNNFKSLEECQTTCQGDSNLLPDAPTEDHPNTMNSSSPEEEHNQFPRIFVNLLPTAPNEKSNIMNSSYPEEEHKQFPRFFEPPAIPSLCMTPMDKGLCRAKETRFFYNYSTGRCRPFNYSGCGGNENNFTSRKSCLRICKKGFIKNKGERRVIKIKKKKKKLTVKVLEEESIPERIQL